One genomic segment of Bacteroidota bacterium includes these proteins:
- a CDS encoding FkbM family methyltransferase: MRLINLIKTHSNWHRYYYYKYFGKGHESITFKCRNGMQINVPRRMVQTYKESFLDEVYFKGLPKNYLSSKPVIIDIGANVGYFSLFSLVKYPNAKVVSFEPMPMNFKLLQKYCSENTSLDFTPVNKAVSGAVGHITLQYDANDTFTTSASIFDTACGGNDILKVETTTLADILDTHGLEKVDLLKLDCEGSEYSILYNAEDKVWERIGALTIETHVGKETNENRDHLVSHLQEKGYTTKIEGDIVWAYR, encoded by the coding sequence ATGAGGCTGATAAACCTGATTAAAACACACAGCAACTGGCACCGTTATTACTACTACAAGTATTTTGGCAAGGGCCACGAATCTATCACTTTTAAATGCCGCAACGGCATGCAGATTAATGTACCCCGACGGATGGTACAAACCTACAAAGAGAGTTTTTTAGACGAGGTTTATTTTAAGGGGCTTCCCAAAAATTACCTCAGTTCAAAACCTGTAATTATTGATATTGGGGCTAATGTGGGCTATTTTTCGTTGTTTTCGCTGGTGAAATATCCCAATGCAAAGGTGGTATCGTTTGAGCCAATGCCCATGAATTTTAAATTGCTGCAAAAGTATTGCAGTGAAAATACCTCGTTAGATTTTACCCCCGTCAATAAGGCTGTAAGTGGTGCTGTAGGCCACATCACTCTTCAATACGATGCAAATGATACTTTTACCACCAGCGCCAGTATTTTTGATACAGCGTGTGGCGGCAATGATATCCTTAAGGTTGAAACCACTACGTTGGCTGATATTTTGGATACACACGGATTGGAAAAAGTAGATTTGCTGAAGCTGGACTGTGAAGGCTCAGAATACAGTATTTTGTATAACGCCGAGGATAAAGTATGGGAGCGTATTGGTGCATTAACCATTGAAACCCACGTTGGAAAAGAAACGAATGAAAATCGCGACCATTTGGTATCACATTTACAGGAAAAGGGATATACCACCAAAATAGAGGGGGATATTGTGTGGGCATACCGATAG